In Mustela erminea isolate mMusErm1 chromosome 8, mMusErm1.Pri, whole genome shotgun sequence, a genomic segment contains:
- the LOC116596868 gene encoding basic proline-rich protein-like: protein MSEDMFMVVIVHILEEVPGEFHHRPNLLGTERATCDVFPSEGTTRTGEPEPPRTPRRSAPCGWRSVRSTPQSRSPSAAKTGKVKQNANLNTRDPHRRRQAGPPHCTAGGGSDPSAPGPPGPWARFVPCAQRAEPSHPHTKPRLKPAYQQLLPRRPARSPPPPCPPRRRARSGAGQAALRSASAVRTEHAPARLREAFGPAPGVPRPRALAAGRGVAGAGPTPGFLAGPRARAGEGARPAGKGRPASPDLPTPHAPCRPRLPQHRGARSEGSGTPTPRTFSRARTRRLPAAAGPEGTHAGLRGTAPRSSDLHTAGARGVPESRASPAGNTAGTREEHRAGVPHTKRARKSHSRVRVPAPPAPRPASCSGRATSGTRHVVHALRDSRPRAPSPHTGNRRGPPGPQAHRAAPGSAPGAEPARGEWTRQRARRLTQSPRPLAPPRRAPDSGSPRGTAGPTQRGLWARAPPRTGPPALALRTPEAARDRRPPRPHRPHAHSAGANKAGVGPRQVSLRGRVAGTRRRLAGRTRAPSYHKGPGRGSGAARRPVPPSPGSASSRQPRHRRQQVFAASGREDDPALAPPSPATCPPAPRAPCPAPFPRAPAGLGSRPPRPGTARPLLTSRAAAVGRAARPRGPPAPPPLGKLPDVGADSAPPAAARPPPALPAPPPPARPERSLARRGCLRGPRAGPAGRGAPPVGRRERSWRRGTPAPGRAAGADGLPGAGGRGRRGRGAAGDAGEPARAAEAFPDRRRDGSETTPPPRLPPTFPGLPPTPRGLCPPRARGSRPAFRHATRRHGHVPIGAQNCARGVRETPPAASPRGRSTGKARPQSAGASTCIRDARDGGCEGSVRG from the exons ATGTCGGAGGACATGTTTATGGTTGTAATAGTGCACATCCTCGAGGAGGTACCTGGAGAGTTCCACCATCGACCAAATTTACTAGGGA CGGAAAGGGCCACTTGTGACGTTTTCCCGTCCGAGGGCACGACCCGAACCGGAGAACCGGAGCCACCCAGAACGCCTCGCCGGAGCGCTCCATGCGGGTGGCGGAGCGTCCGCTCCACGCCCCAGTCCCGCAGTCCCAGCGCCGCCAAAACGGGGAAGGTCAAG CAAAATGCGAACCTGAACACGAGGGACCCGCACCGGCGGCGTCAGGCCGGGCCACCGCACTGCACCGCGGGCGGAGGGTCCGACCCCAGCGCCCCTGGCCCCCCCGGCCCCTGGGCTCGGTTTGTCCCCTGTGCCCAGAGGGCTGAGCCGAGTCACCCGCACACGAAACCCCGGCTCAAACCCGCGTACCAGCAGCTCCTTCCCCGCCGCCCCGCACGCTCCCCGCCTCCCCCATGCCCGCCGCGGCGCCGGGCCCGCTCCGGTGCCGGCCAGGCCGCTCTCCGGTCCGCGTCGGCCGTGAGGACCGAACACGCTCCGGCACGGCTCAGGGAGGCCTTCGGTCCCGCGCCGGGGGTACCTCGGCCGCGCGCGCTCGCAGCTGGGCGGGGAGTCGCCGGCGCCGGCCCGACGCCGGGTTTTCTGGCCGGGCCGCGGGCTCGTGCGGGGGAAGGGGCACGGCCGGCGGGGAAGGGGCGACCCGCGAGTCCGGACCTCCCCACCCCGCACGCGCCCTGCCGTCCGCGCCTCCCTCAGCACCGGGGCGCGCGCTCGGAAGGCAGCGGGACACCCACGCCCAGAACTTTCTCGCGCGCGCGGACGCGGCGTCTCCCCGCAGCAGCGGGCCCGGAGGGGACGCACGCAGGGCTCCGGGGGACGGCGCCGCGGTCCAGCGACCTGCACACCGCGGGCGCACGCGGAGTGCCCGAAAGTAGAGCGAGTCCCGCCGGGAACACTGCGGGGACGCGGGAGGAGCACCGCGCGGGCGTCCCGCACACTAAGCGCGCCCGCAAGTCCCACAGCCGCGTCCGCGTCCCTGCTCCACCCGCACCGCGTCCGGCTTCCTGCTCGGGACGCGCCACCTCCGGGACCCGCCACGTCGTCCACGCGCTCCGGGACAGCCGGCCCCGAGCCCCCTCCCCGCACACGGGGAACCGGCGCGGGCCTCCGGGACCACAGGCACACCGGGCCGCCCCGGGTTCCGCTCCGGGCGCCGAGCCGGCCCGCGGGGAGTGGACCCGGCAGCGAGCCCGGCGGCTGACCCAGAGCCCGAGGCCCCTCGCCCCGCCGCGCCGCGCCCCTGACTCGGGGTCCCCACGGGGAACCGCTGGACCCACGCAGCGGGGGCTCTGGGCGCGGGCGCCGCCCCGGACTGGGCCCCCGGCCCTGGCTTTGAGGACCCCCGAGGCGGCCCGGGAccgccgccctccccgcccccaccgcccccacgcCCACTCCGCCGGCGCCAACAAAGCGGGGGTCGGGCCGCGCCAAGTTTCGCTCCGGGGTCGTGTCGCTGGGACCCGGCGACGACTTGCGG GCCGGACACGCGCCCCAAGTTACCACAAAGGGCCGGGGAGAGGGTCCGGAGCCGCGCGCCGGCCCGTCCCGCCCTCGCCGGGCTCCGCGTCCTCCCGGCAGCCGCGCCACCGCCGTCAACAGGTCTTCGCCGCCTCGGGGCGGGAGGACGACCCCGCGCTCGCGCCGCCCTCCCCTGCAACCTGCCCGCCGGCGCCCCGCGCCCCCTGCCCGGCGCCCTTCCCGCGCGCCCCGGCCGGACTGGGCTCCCGCCCGCCGAGGCCCGGCACCGCGCGGCCGCTCCTTACCTCCCGCGCCGCCGCAGTCGGCCGCGCTGCGCGTCCTCGGGGCCCGCCGGCTCCGCCCCCGCTCGGAAAGTTGCCGGACGTCGGCGCGGACTCCGCACCCCCGGCCGCGGCCCGCCCGCCTCCCGCGCTGCCCGCCCCGCCGCCTCCCGCGCGGCCGGAGCGCTCACTGGCGCGGCGGGGCTGCCTGCGCGGGCCTCGGGCGGGGCCGGCGGGACGCGGGGCGCCCCCTGTCGGCCGGCGGGAGCGCTCGTGGCGGCGCGGGACCCCCGCTCCGGGACGGGCTGCGGGCGCTGACGGGCTTCCGGGcgcgggcgggcgcgggcggAGGGGCCGAGGAGCCGCGGGCGACGCGGGAGAACCGGCCCGGGCAGCGGAGGCCTTTCCCGACCGGCGCCGGGACGGAAGCGAAACCACGCCCCCCCCGCGcctcccccccaccttccctggaCTCCCCCCGACACCCCGCGGGCTGTGCCCTCCCCGTGCGCGCGGGTCCCGCCCCGCCTTCAGACACGCGACCCGCCGCCACGGGCACGTGCCCATCGGAGCCCAGAACTGCGCGCGGGGCGTGCGGGAGACACCGCCAGCGGCCTCCCCGCGCGGGCGGAGCACCGGGAAGGCGCGTCCCCAAAGCGCGGGGGCCTCGACGTGTATCCGAGACGCCCGGGACGGAGGCTGCGAGGGCTCAGTCCGGGGCTGA